In Nocardia asteroides, the following proteins share a genomic window:
- a CDS encoding NADPH-dependent F420 reductase has protein sequence MRVAVLGTGQVGRRLASKLVEVGHTVTMGSRTADNADAAAWAVETGGAHGTFAEAAAASALIVNATSGTISLAALTAAGADNLRGKVIVDVSNPLDFSQGFPPKLVVPEEGSVAESLQAAFPDTFVVKTLNTTNNQVMVDPARIPGKHSIFLSGDDADAKKQVTELLTSFGWAADQLIDLGPLHTARSTEPTVLLWVSLYQALGTEDVTLGVFTA, from the coding sequence ATGCGTGTAGCGGTACTCGGCACGGGGCAGGTCGGCCGCAGGCTGGCGAGCAAGCTGGTCGAGGTGGGCCACACGGTGACGATGGGCTCGCGCACGGCCGACAATGCCGACGCCGCCGCCTGGGCCGTCGAAACCGGCGGCGCCCATGGCACTTTCGCCGAGGCCGCGGCGGCCTCGGCGCTCATCGTGAACGCGACCTCGGGCACCATCTCGCTGGCCGCGCTCACCGCGGCGGGCGCGGACAACCTGCGCGGCAAGGTGATCGTCGACGTGTCCAACCCGCTCGACTTCTCCCAGGGGTTCCCGCCGAAACTCGTTGTGCCCGAAGAGGGCAGCGTCGCGGAGTCGTTGCAGGCCGCTTTCCCCGACACGTTCGTGGTGAAGACCCTCAACACCACCAACAACCAGGTGATGGTCGATCCGGCGCGGATTCCCGGCAAGCACAGCATTTTCCTCAGCGGCGACGACGCCGACGCCAAGAAGCAGGTCACCGAGCTGCTGACCAGTTTCGGCTGGGCCGCCGATCAACTCATCGATCTGGGTCCCCTGCACACCGCCCGCAGCACCGAGCCCACGGTCCTGCTCTGGGTGAGCCTCTACCAGGCGCTCGGCACCGAGGACGTGACCCTCGGCGTCTTCACCGCCTGA
- a CDS encoding winged helix-turn-helix transcriptional regulator — protein sequence MMSVMAAVMEGPLADLSKWNTAGCSIARAMDLIGTRSAMLILREAYYGTTRFDGFARRVNITDAAAAGQLRKLTAAGLLEKRPYQEEGKRTRHEYVLTQMGRDLLPAVVALWQWGDAYLQPGPAPLQRVDVETGEPVRAELRSADGTEVPLEQLAVRVNPDYLRYRAAERAKGADA from the coding sequence ATGATGTCGGTCATGGCAGCCGTGATGGAAGGACCGTTGGCCGATCTGAGCAAGTGGAATACGGCCGGGTGTTCCATCGCGCGCGCCATGGACCTGATCGGCACCCGTTCGGCCATGCTCATCCTGCGCGAGGCGTACTACGGCACCACCCGCTTCGACGGCTTCGCCCGCCGGGTGAACATCACCGACGCGGCGGCGGCCGGTCAGCTCCGCAAGCTCACCGCGGCGGGGCTGCTCGAAAAGCGCCCGTACCAGGAGGAAGGCAAGCGCACCCGGCACGAGTACGTGCTCACCCAGATGGGTCGCGACCTGCTCCCCGCCGTCGTCGCACTGTGGCAGTGGGGCGACGCCTACCTCCAGCCGGGCCCCGCCCCCCTGCAACGCGTCGACGTCGAGACGGGCGAACCGGTGCGCGCCGAACTGCGCAGCGCCGACGGCACCGAGGTGCCCCTCGAACAGCTCGCCGTCCGGGTCAATCCGGACTACCTCCGCTACCGCGCCGCCGAGCGCGCCAAGGGGGCGGACGCCTGA
- a CDS encoding thiolase family protein, whose translation MRDAVIVEAVRTPIGRGKPNGALHDVHPVDLLAHSLRAVVERSGIDPALIDDVIGGIVTQVGEQGSNMTRRAALAAGYPESVPATTVDRQCGSSQQAIHFAAQGVIAGAYDIVVAAGVESMGRVPMGANMIGATDFSGVAFAERYPDELVPQGISAELIAAKWGLTRTQLDEFALASHEKAARATKDGLFTAELAPLHGLATDEGIRTGSTLETLAKLKPAYYDPAMAARFPQIGWEITAASASQVSDGSAAVLIMSGERAAELGLRPLARLHSFAVAGDDPLLMLTAVIPATEKVLRRSGLSLADIDLIEINEAFSPVVLSWAQETGADLSKVNVNGGAIALGHPLGASGARLTTTLVHALHQRGARYGLQTMCEAGGLANATIIERL comes from the coding sequence ATGCGAGACGCGGTCATCGTCGAAGCGGTACGCACCCCCATCGGCCGGGGCAAACCGAACGGCGCACTCCACGACGTCCACCCCGTCGACCTGCTCGCGCACAGCCTGCGCGCCGTCGTCGAACGCAGCGGCATCGATCCGGCCCTGATCGACGACGTGATCGGCGGCATCGTCACCCAGGTCGGCGAACAGGGTTCGAATATGACCCGCCGGGCCGCGCTCGCGGCCGGATATCCCGAATCGGTGCCCGCCACCACCGTCGACCGGCAGTGCGGCAGCAGCCAGCAGGCCATCCACTTCGCCGCGCAGGGCGTGATCGCGGGCGCGTACGACATCGTCGTCGCGGCAGGCGTGGAGTCGATGGGCCGGGTTCCCATGGGCGCCAACATGATCGGCGCCACCGACTTCTCCGGCGTGGCCTTCGCCGAGCGCTACCCCGACGAACTGGTGCCGCAGGGCATCAGCGCCGAACTCATCGCGGCCAAGTGGGGTCTCACCCGCACCCAGCTCGACGAATTCGCGTTGGCCAGCCACGAAAAGGCCGCCCGCGCAACCAAAGACGGCCTGTTCACCGCCGAACTCGCCCCGCTGCACGGGCTGGCCACCGACGAGGGCATCCGGACCGGTTCCACCCTGGAGACCCTCGCCAAGCTGAAGCCCGCCTACTACGACCCGGCCATGGCGGCCCGCTTCCCGCAGATCGGCTGGGAGATCACCGCCGCCTCGGCCAGCCAGGTCAGCGACGGCAGCGCCGCGGTGCTCATCATGTCCGGTGAACGCGCCGCCGAACTCGGGCTGCGCCCGCTGGCCCGGCTGCACAGCTTCGCCGTCGCCGGTGACGACCCGCTGCTCATGCTCACCGCCGTCATCCCCGCCACCGAGAAGGTCCTGCGCCGCTCCGGCCTGTCCCTCGCCGACATCGACCTGATCGAGATCAACGAGGCCTTTTCCCCCGTGGTCCTGTCCTGGGCCCAGGAAACCGGCGCCGACCTGAGCAAGGTGAACGTCAACGGCGGCGCCATCGCCCTCGGCCACCCCCTCGGCGCCTCCGGCGCCCGCCTCACCACCACCCTCGTCCACGCCCTCCACCAGCGCGGCGCCCGCTACGGCCTGCAAACCATGTGCGAAGCAGGCGGCCTCGCCAACGCCACCATCATCGAAAGGTTGTGA
- a CDS encoding o-succinylbenzoate synthase — protein MGAETFVYAIPLRTRFRGITVREGMLVRGALGWGEFCPFPEYGDREAVGWLGTAIEQAEMGWPAPVRDRVPVNCTVPAVDAERAGRIVRESGCATAKVKVADHPGSLREDMARVAAVREALGPGGAVRVDANAVWDVATAVRHIGEIDRAAGGLEYVEQPCRTVEELAEVRRRVAVPIAADESIRRAEDPLRVAVAGAADVAVLKCTPLGGVRRALAVADAAGLPTVVSSALETSVGLAAQLALAGALPHLEFACGLGTLSLFEGDLVGDSLRPVDGWLPVPTSPPEPDPDLLAKYRHPDPDRTDWWLRRYERVSALLAAG, from the coding sequence GTGGGTGCCGAGACGTTCGTTTATGCGATTCCGTTGCGTACGCGGTTTCGGGGGATCACCGTGCGGGAAGGGATGTTGGTTCGGGGGGCGTTGGGGTGGGGGGAGTTCTGTCCGTTTCCGGAGTATGGGGATCGGGAGGCGGTGGGGTGGTTGGGGACCGCGATCGAGCAGGCGGAGATGGGGTGGCCCGCGCCGGTGCGGGATCGGGTGCCGGTGAATTGCACGGTGCCCGCGGTGGATGCCGAGCGCGCCGGGCGGATCGTGCGTGAGTCCGGTTGCGCGACAGCGAAAGTGAAGGTGGCCGATCATCCCGGGTCGTTGCGGGAGGATATGGCGCGGGTGGCGGCGGTGCGGGAAGCGCTCGGGCCGGGTGGGGCCGTTCGGGTGGACGCCAACGCGGTCTGGGATGTGGCGACCGCCGTGCGGCATATCGGCGAGATAGACCGGGCCGCAGGGGGATTGGAATACGTCGAGCAACCGTGCCGGACGGTCGAGGAGCTGGCCGAGGTGCGGCGGCGGGTGGCGGTGCCGATCGCGGCGGACGAATCGATCCGGCGCGCGGAGGATCCGCTGCGGGTGGCGGTCGCGGGCGCGGCCGATGTGGCGGTGCTGAAGTGCACGCCGCTGGGCGGGGTGCGGCGAGCCCTGGCCGTCGCCGACGCGGCCGGACTGCCGACCGTGGTGTCGTCGGCGCTGGAGACCAGCGTCGGCCTCGCCGCCCAGCTCGCCCTGGCCGGCGCCCTGCCACACCTCGAGTTCGCCTGCGGCCTCGGGACGCTGTCCCTGTTCGAAGGCGACCTCGTCGGCGACTCGCTGCGTCCCGTCGACGGCTGGCTGCCCGTCCCCACCTCCCCACCGGAGCCCGACCCCGACCTGCTCGCGAAGTATCGCCACCCCGATCCCGACCGCACGGACTGGTGGCTGCGCCGGTACGAGCGAGTCAGCGCACTACTCGCGGCGGGCTGA
- a CDS encoding RipA family octameric membrane protein — MHPDEQRSELSTRLWRDPPDVDRTSAYDSAVLEQYRLCVEMADRVSARRGLANSFFLTLNTGIFTLVTVFGKSPPTETAGWLVIPLIAVLGQCFAWFYLVRSYRLLNCAKYQVVGALEERLPASPFWRAEWWALGEGRDRARYWPLSHIEQWVPVLFGVAYVSGFLAIVFH; from the coding sequence GTGCACCCCGACGAACAACGCTCCGAGCTCAGCACCCGACTGTGGCGCGACCCTCCCGACGTGGACCGGACCTCCGCCTATGACAGCGCCGTGCTCGAGCAGTACCGGCTCTGTGTCGAGATGGCGGATCGGGTGAGTGCGCGGCGAGGGTTGGCGAACTCGTTCTTCCTGACGTTGAACACCGGCATCTTCACGCTGGTCACCGTGTTCGGGAAGTCGCCGCCGACCGAGACGGCGGGGTGGTTGGTGATTCCGCTGATCGCGGTGCTCGGCCAGTGTTTCGCCTGGTTCTACCTGGTGCGCAGCTACCGGTTGCTGAACTGTGCGAAGTATCAGGTGGTGGGGGCGCTGGAGGAGCGGTTGCCCGCCTCGCCGTTCTGGCGGGCGGAGTGGTGGGCGCTCGGGGAGGGACGGGATCGGGCACGGTACTGGCCGCTGTCGCACATCGAGCAGTGGGTGCCGGTGCTGTTCGGTGTCGCGTATGTCTCGGGGTTCCTGGCGATCGTGTTCCACTGA
- a CDS encoding MarR family winged helix-turn-helix transcriptional regulator, with protein MTDGLTLDEQLCFPLYAASRAMTAVYRPKLERLGLTYPQYLVMLALWERDGRSVGELGKTLDLDSGTLSPLLKRLEATGYVERRRAADDERRVDIVLTEHGRSVRAEACRIPAEMAEVAGLTAAEAIALRGLLRKLTDTLTEK; from the coding sequence ATGACCGACGGACTCACCCTCGACGAGCAGCTGTGCTTCCCGCTGTACGCGGCTTCGCGGGCGATGACGGCGGTCTACCGCCCGAAGCTGGAACGCCTCGGGCTCACCTATCCGCAATATCTGGTGATGCTCGCGCTGTGGGAGCGCGACGGCCGCAGCGTCGGCGAACTCGGCAAGACGCTCGATCTGGACTCCGGAACCCTGTCGCCGCTGCTCAAGCGGCTGGAGGCGACCGGATACGTCGAGCGCAGGCGGGCCGCCGACGACGAACGTCGCGTCGACATCGTGCTCACCGAACACGGCCGGTCCGTGCGCGCCGAGGCGTGCCGGATCCCGGCCGAGATGGCCGAAGTGGCCGGCCTGACCGCGGCCGAAGCCATCGCCCTGCGCGGACTGCTGCGCAAACTCACCGACACCCTCACAGAGAAATGA
- a CDS encoding organic hydroperoxide resistance protein, which translates to MQVLYTAEALASGEGRTGTARTTDGKLDVVLAPPKEMGGDGAGTNPEQLFAAGYAACFHSALRLVGKKAGANIADSAVGAQVSIGPNDNGGFELAVTLEVTLPHLSREDAQALAEQAHQVCPYSNATRGNIAVDVQVADD; encoded by the coding sequence ATGCAGGTCCTCTACACCGCCGAAGCCCTCGCCAGCGGCGAAGGCCGCACCGGCACCGCGCGCACCACCGACGGCAAGCTCGACGTCGTGCTCGCCCCGCCGAAGGAGATGGGCGGCGACGGCGCTGGCACCAACCCCGAGCAGCTGTTCGCGGCCGGTTACGCCGCCTGCTTCCACTCCGCGCTGCGGCTGGTCGGCAAGAAGGCAGGCGCGAACATCGCGGATTCGGCTGTCGGCGCGCAGGTTTCGATCGGCCCGAACGACAATGGTGGTTTCGAGCTGGCCGTCACCCTCGAAGTGACGCTGCCGCACCTGTCGCGCGAGGACGCGCAGGCGCTGGCCGAGCAGGCCCACCAGGTGTGCCCGTACTCCAACGCGACGCGGGGCAACATCGCCGTCGACGTGCAGGTCGCCGACGACTGA
- a CDS encoding TIGR04338 family metallohydrolase, which translates to MAQDDSRRRRDSQRARVYDGEQLVRGVFDRAQEFGHRTVEVYGSHLTLPVERRFASVESVQTYVDRVLALNWVRAQWGRSATPVRVRARAGASAAHYEPVDAVLAVPLHTGATAWALRELVVLHELAHHLAPKPDEAAHGPEFCSRYAELVDGVIGPEAALLIRATFAGCGVRFG; encoded by the coding sequence GTGGCGCAAGATGATTCGCGGCGCAGACGGGATTCCCAGCGGGCCAGGGTCTACGACGGCGAGCAGCTCGTGCGCGGTGTCTTCGATCGCGCGCAGGAGTTCGGGCACCGAACCGTCGAGGTCTACGGTTCGCACCTCACGCTGCCGGTCGAGCGGCGGTTCGCTTCAGTGGAATCAGTCCAGACGTATGTGGATCGGGTGCTGGCGCTGAACTGGGTGCGCGCGCAGTGGGGCCGGTCCGCTACTCCGGTCCGGGTCCGCGCGCGGGCCGGTGCCTCGGCCGCCCACTACGAACCAGTCGACGCGGTGCTGGCCGTGCCGCTGCACACCGGTGCCACGGCATGGGCGTTGCGCGAACTGGTGGTGCTGCACGAACTCGCCCACCATCTCGCCCCGAAACCGGACGAGGCCGCGCACGGCCCCGAATTCTGCTCGCGCTATGCCGAATTGGTGGACGGCGTGATCGGCCCGGAGGCGGCGCTGCTGATTCGCGCGACGTTCGCGGGCTGTGGTGTCCGCTTCGGCTGA
- a CDS encoding DUF2786 domain-containing protein codes for MLSRIGGLLRKAEATDNEHEAEAFLAAAQRLATKSSIDLAVARSHVADRERRSAPVQRIIAIGEPGRKGLRTYVQLFVAIATANDVRCDVARSSAQVYAYGFAADIDTCEALYASLLIQMVRASDHYIKSGAYREATVTKIVAEKRFGRTVRRKVEAPVAGVTARLNFQMAFAARVGARLAEVKAEVIAEASPAESTGTALALRDKEVALTDFYTATSEARGTWRGPQASTGHSAAARRAGDRAGRDARLGTAPELPAARRKLTGA; via the coding sequence ATGCTCTCGCGCATCGGGGGTTTGCTGCGCAAGGCCGAGGCCACCGACAACGAGCACGAGGCCGAGGCGTTCCTCGCCGCCGCCCAGCGACTGGCCACGAAATCCTCGATCGACCTCGCGGTCGCCCGCTCGCATGTCGCCGACCGTGAGCGCAGGTCCGCGCCGGTACAGCGGATCATCGCGATCGGCGAACCCGGCCGAAAGGGTTTGCGCACCTATGTCCAGCTCTTCGTCGCCATCGCCACGGCCAACGATGTGCGCTGCGATGTCGCCCGCAGTTCCGCCCAGGTCTACGCCTACGGCTTCGCCGCCGATATCGACACCTGCGAGGCGCTCTACGCGAGCCTGCTGATCCAGATGGTGCGCGCGTCGGATCACTACATCAAGTCCGGCGCGTACCGCGAGGCCACGGTGACCAAGATCGTCGCCGAGAAGCGCTTCGGGCGCACTGTCCGCCGCAAGGTCGAAGCGCCGGTCGCGGGTGTGACGGCGCGATTGAATTTCCAGATGGCCTTCGCGGCGCGGGTCGGCGCCCGGCTGGCCGAGGTGAAGGCGGAGGTCATCGCCGAGGCGAGCCCGGCGGAGTCGACGGGCACCGCGCTGGCCCTGCGCGACAAAGAGGTCGCCCTCACCGACTTCTACACCGCCACCTCCGAAGCCCGCGGCACCTGGCGCGGGCCGCAGGCCTCGACGGGACATTCGGCGGCCGCTCGTCGCGCGGGCGATCGCGCGGGTCGCGATGCCCGTCTCGGTACCGCGCCCGAATTACCCGCCGCGCGCCGGAAGCTCACCGGCGCGTGA
- a CDS encoding ABC transporter substrate-binding protein produces the protein MALKFVPRATMAAASIALLTASFASACSSDNGGNALDQNLTGRGPITYVEGKDTTETGVVKQLIDRWNAAHPNEQVTFKEQSADANQQHDDLAEHFRAKQDGYDVVALDVPYTAEFAAKGWIQPLRDTFAIDTAPLLAPTVASATYNGTLYAAPRNTNGGLLYYRKDLVPNPPRTWSEMTGQCQVARDNNIGCYAGQLFPYEGLTVNTSEVINAFGGSFVGADGKTPTVNSPESKAGLKVLVDAYKNGDIPKEAITFKEGESASAFESGKLLFLRNWPYLYAQANADASTVKDKFGVAPLPGNTGIGASTLGGYNAAISAFSKNKATAADFVRFLISEEAQQIIAAGALPPVRASLYDDPALIAKMPYLPALKESIASAVPRPVTPFYPAVSKAIQDNAYAALNGTKSVDDAVAGMQKGIETAGS, from the coding sequence ATGGCCTTGAAGTTTGTCCCCAGAGCGACGATGGCTGCTGCCTCGATTGCGTTGCTGACCGCATCGTTCGCCAGTGCCTGCTCGAGTGACAACGGAGGCAACGCGCTCGACCAGAACCTCACCGGCCGCGGCCCCATCACCTACGTCGAGGGTAAGGACACCACCGAGACCGGTGTCGTCAAGCAGCTCATCGACCGCTGGAACGCCGCGCACCCGAACGAGCAGGTGACGTTCAAGGAGCAGTCGGCCGACGCCAACCAGCAGCACGACGACCTCGCCGAGCACTTCCGCGCCAAGCAGGACGGCTACGACGTGGTCGCCCTCGACGTGCCCTACACCGCGGAGTTCGCCGCCAAGGGCTGGATCCAGCCGCTACGCGACACCTTCGCCATCGACACCGCGCCGCTGCTCGCGCCGACCGTGGCCAGCGCCACCTACAACGGCACCCTGTACGCGGCCCCGCGCAACACCAACGGCGGCCTGCTGTACTACCGCAAGGACCTGGTGCCCAACCCGCCGCGGACCTGGTCGGAGATGACCGGCCAGTGCCAGGTGGCCCGCGACAACAACATCGGCTGCTACGCCGGTCAGCTGTTCCCCTACGAGGGCCTGACCGTGAACACCTCCGAGGTCATCAACGCCTTCGGCGGCAGCTTCGTCGGCGCCGACGGCAAGACCCCCACCGTGAACAGCCCGGAGTCCAAGGCGGGCCTGAAGGTCCTCGTCGACGCCTACAAGAACGGCGACATCCCCAAGGAAGCCATCACCTTCAAGGAAGGTGAGAGCGCCAGCGCGTTCGAGTCCGGCAAGCTGCTGTTCCTGCGCAACTGGCCGTACCTGTACGCCCAGGCCAACGCCGACGCCTCCACGGTGAAGGACAAGTTCGGCGTGGCCCCGCTGCCCGGCAACACCGGCATCGGCGCCTCGACCCTGGGTGGCTACAACGCCGCCATCAGCGCGTTCTCCAAGAACAAGGCCACCGCGGCCGACTTCGTGCGCTTCCTGATCAGCGAAGAGGCCCAGCAGATCATCGCCGCGGGCGCGCTGCCGCCGGTGCGCGCGTCGCTCTACGACGACCCGGCCCTGATCGCGAAGATGCCGTACCTGCCCGCGCTGAAGGAGTCCATCGCCAGCGCCGTGCCGCGTCCGGTGACCCCGTTCTATCCCGCGGTGTCGAAGGCCATCCAGGACAACGCCTATGCTGCCCTGAACGGCACGAAGTCCGTCGACGACGCTGTCGCCGGCATGCAAAAGGGCATCGAGACCGCCGGTTCGTAG
- a CDS encoding carbohydrate ABC transporter permease, whose translation MSDPSGAKQRGLALELRRSGKAWLFVTPVLVALAVVIGYPVVQAIVMSFQKDSGIDPATGMFVEGGSAGLSNYTHWLLQQCNSLMGTVSCPTGTLGSQFWAAVGVTLFFTVVTVTLEAVLGLGMAMVMGKTFRGRALLRAAVLIPWAIPTAVTARLWEFMFQYDGVVNRVLGTHILWTSEVWASRFAVIIADVWKTTPFMALLILAGLQVIPADVYEAAKVDGASAWQRFVHITLPLLKPALLVAVLFRTMDALRMYDLPAIMTGANPATSTLSILVVEQVRQGPNSAAALSTITFLLVFAIAFVLVKVLGANAVRTQEEQRKAN comes from the coding sequence GTGTCGGATCCTTCGGGAGCCAAGCAGCGCGGGCTAGCGCTGGAACTGCGACGATCCGGCAAGGCGTGGCTGTTCGTCACGCCCGTGCTCGTCGCGCTGGCCGTGGTCATCGGATATCCGGTGGTCCAGGCGATCGTCATGTCCTTCCAGAAGGACTCCGGGATCGACCCGGCCACCGGCATGTTCGTCGAGGGCGGCAGCGCCGGGCTGAGCAACTACACGCACTGGCTGCTGCAGCAGTGCAATTCGCTGATGGGCACGGTCTCGTGCCCCACCGGCACGCTCGGCTCCCAGTTCTGGGCCGCGGTCGGGGTCACGCTGTTCTTCACCGTCGTGACGGTGACGCTGGAAGCGGTCCTCGGCCTCGGCATGGCGATGGTGATGGGCAAGACCTTCCGTGGTCGCGCCCTGCTGCGCGCCGCCGTGCTGATCCCGTGGGCCATCCCCACCGCGGTCACCGCGCGGCTGTGGGAGTTCATGTTCCAGTACGACGGCGTGGTGAACCGGGTGCTCGGCACCCACATCCTGTGGACCTCCGAGGTGTGGGCCTCGCGGTTCGCGGTGATCATCGCCGACGTCTGGAAGACCACGCCGTTCATGGCGTTGCTCATCCTGGCCGGCCTGCAGGTGATCCCGGCCGACGTGTACGAGGCCGCCAAGGTCGACGGCGCCTCGGCCTGGCAGCGGTTCGTGCACATCACGCTGCCGCTGCTCAAGCCGGCGCTGCTGGTCGCGGTGCTGTTCCGCACCATGGACGCGCTGCGCATGTACGACCTGCCCGCCATCATGACCGGCGCCAACCCGGCCACCAGCACCCTGTCGATCCTGGTGGTCGAGCAGGTGCGCCAGGGCCCCAACAGTGCTGCCGCGCTCTCGACGATCACCTTCCTGCTCGTCTTCGCGATCGCGTTCGTCCTGGTGAAGGTGCTGGGCGCCAACGCCGTTCGCACGCAGGAAGAACAGCGGAAGGCGAACTGA
- a CDS encoding carbohydrate ABC transporter permease — protein MTKEAPAQRPEAPVQPVSLRKRLGTARMYLGVLIVLVWGLGPFYWMTVVAFRDQAYTFDSTPWPTHVTLDNFRNAFDTSRGNNFGQALLNSVIIGSATTAIALALGVLAAYALARMAFAGKYLVSGLILSASMFPAVVLVTPLFQLFTDLGWIGEYQAMIIPNISFVLPMTVYILASFFAELPWELEEAARIDGATKFQAFRLIMLPLAAPAVFTTAILAFIASINEYLLARLLSGEKTRPVTVAIAQFSGNDPLVQPYAAIMAAGVIVTVPLVIMVLVFQRRIISGLTAGGVKS, from the coding sequence ATGACGAAAGAGGCACCGGCGCAGCGTCCGGAGGCGCCCGTGCAGCCGGTGTCGCTGCGCAAGCGGCTCGGCACCGCGCGGATGTACCTCGGCGTGCTGATCGTGCTGGTGTGGGGCCTCGGGCCGTTCTACTGGATGACCGTCGTGGCGTTCCGCGACCAGGCCTACACCTTCGACAGCACCCCGTGGCCCACCCACGTGACGCTGGACAACTTCCGCAACGCCTTCGACACCAGCCGGGGCAACAACTTCGGCCAGGCGCTGCTCAACAGCGTCATCATCGGCTCGGCCACCACCGCGATCGCGCTAGCGCTCGGCGTGCTGGCCGCGTACGCGCTGGCCCGGATGGCGTTCGCGGGCAAGTACCTGGTGTCGGGGCTGATCCTGTCGGCCTCGATGTTCCCCGCGGTCGTGCTGGTGACCCCGCTGTTCCAGCTGTTCACCGACCTGGGCTGGATCGGCGAATACCAGGCGATGATCATCCCGAACATCTCCTTCGTGCTGCCGATGACGGTGTACATCCTGGCGTCGTTCTTCGCCGAACTGCCCTGGGAGCTGGAGGAAGCCGCGCGGATCGACGGCGCGACCAAGTTCCAGGCGTTCCGGCTGATCATGCTGCCGCTGGCGGCGCCCGCGGTGTTCACCACCGCGATCCTGGCGTTCATCGCCTCGATCAACGAGTACCTGCTGGCCCGGCTGCTGTCGGGCGAGAAGACCCGGCCGGTGACCGTGGCCATCGCCCAGTTCTCCGGCAACGACCCGCTGGTGCAGCCGTACGCGGCGATCATGGCGGCCGGTGTGATCGTGACGGTGCCGCTGGTCATCATGGTGCTGGTGTTCCAGCGCCGCATCATCTCCGGTCTGACCGCCGGTGGCGTGAAGAGCTGA